A single window of Lutzomyia longipalpis isolate SR_M1_2022 chromosome 1, ASM2433408v1 DNA harbors:
- the LOC129797034 gene encoding G-patch domain and KOW motifs-containing protein — protein MDGKKISFGFSKIVKKPQLISAPRKEEKVELIECLEGQEIKISGKTSPIVSAPLVIPLKNGTSPLDRLVQEKKSTEKPTHEVGNVENAGPKEEETLEQRAAREIIEGLQEANNADEQKTFAVPLKADELPLDGAVESTMDDYEDVPIQQFGLAMLRGMGWKDEEHKEKKIEEIVVCRPKGLGLGADKVVKSTKPQSSSSTTNQGDLKVKKGAFVKILGGKFANKYGQVEGIDEETGRINVKLALGGRESISEYLVEAVTEKEYQQNRKVINVEKYEEYKKKQEDSERNKSSHHRSSSSRQEKDSRRERSRSRERQKSPKLKSKKKHRRDSSSSESADERHRRRHTSSRRDRDDDHRDSRKSSKSSHRDRHR, from the exons atggacgggaaaaaaatctcttttggcTTCAGCAAAATAGTGAAAAAACCCCAACTAATCAGTGCGCCCCGGAAGGAAGAGAAAGTGGAGCTTATAGAATGCCTTGAGGGACAGGAAATCAAAATATCGGG GAAAACAAGCCCTATTGTGAGCGCCCCATTGGTGATTCCGCTGAAAAATGGTACCTCCCCACTCGATAGACTTGTGCAGGAAAAGAAATCCACAGAAAAACCAACACATGAAGTAGGAAATGTGGAAAATGCGGGGCCAAAAGAGGAGGAGACACTGGAACAGAGAGCTGCCCGGGAGATTATTGAGGGTCTTCAGGAGGCAAACAATGCAGATGAGCAAAAGACCTTTGCAGTTCCCTTGAAGGCTGATGAATTGCCACTCGATGGAGCTGTAGAGTCCACAATGGATGACTACGAGGATGTTCCAATTCAGCAATTTGGTTTAGCCATGCTCCGCGGGATGGGATGGAAAGATGAGGAGCAcaaggagaagaaaattgaggaaatcgTCGTATGTAGACCCAAAGGATTGGGCCTGGGAGCTGATAAAGTTGTTAAATCCACAAAACCCCAAAGCAGCAGTTCCACAACGAATCAGGGAGACTTGAAGGTCAAGAAGGGTGCCTTTGTGAAGATTTTGGGGGGAAAGTTTGCCAACAAGTATGGTCAAGTTGAGGGGATTGACGAGGAGACAGGAAGGATAAATGTGAAACTTGCCCTGGGTGGCAGGGAATCAATCAGCGAGTACCTCGTTGAAGCTGTCACGGAGAAGGAATATCAGCAGAATCGTAAAGTGATAA ATGTTGAAAAATACGAAGAGTACAAAAAGAAGCAGGAAGATTCGGAGAGAAACAAATCTTCACACCACCGTAGTAGTTCTTCGAGGCAAGAAAAAGATTCCAGGAGGGAGAGGAGTCGCAGCAGAGAGCGACAAAAGTCCCCgaaattgaaaagtaaaaagaaacaCCGAAGAGATTCTTCAAGTTCAGAATCAGCAGATGAGCGCCACAGGAGGAGGCACACGAGTAGTCGCAGAGACAGAGATGATGACCATCGTGATTCCCGGAAATCTTCCAAAAGTAGCCATCGCGATAGACACCGATGA
- the LOC129797061 gene encoding protein salivary glands marred yields the protein MITVMSDSASAFRARDIGLRAQKKILSRMANKSIAKSFIDDTTASLLDNIYRLAKLHSDKKQAEKLVKNIIKIVIKIGVLIRNEEFNDAELQTAEKFRKKFQVTQMAIISFHEVDFSFDINYLQKALAECQYLLKSIIKRHLTEKSIARVDEIFKFFRDDKLLEMAFRPNSPYSDVMANLVSDLNKSLDEGDSNL from the exons ATGATCACag TCATGAGTGATTCAGCGTCGGCATTTCGTGCCCGAGACATTGGTCTCCGTgcacagaagaaaattctctcgaGAATGGCAAATAAGAGTATTGCAAAATCCTTCATTGACGACACAACTGCCTCACTGTTGGATAACATCTATCGTCTTGCAAAGTTGCAT TCCGATAAGAAGCAAGCTGAGAAACTTGTGAAGAATATCATCAAGATTGTGATTAAAATAGGCGTCCTTATTCGCAATGAAGAATTCAATGATGCCGAATTGCAGACAGCTGAGAAGTTTCGCAAGAAATTTCAG GTTACTCAAATGGCTATAATTTCCTTCCATGAAGTGGATTTTAGCTTCGACATAAACTACCTACAGAAAGCCCTGGCGGAATGTCAATACCTCCTCAAATCCATTATCAAGAGGCACCTAACGGAGAAGAGTATTGCGCGGGTGGATGagattttcaagtttttccGCGATGACAAACTCCTCGAGATGGCTTTTCGTCCCAATTCCCCATACAGCGATGTTATGGCGAATTTAGTGAGTGACTTGAATAAGTCTCTCGATGAGGGTGATTCTAATTTATag
- the LOC129796984 gene encoding zinc finger RNA-binding protein 2 isoform X1 encodes MATNNYFGFTHGGTQYGTAATGAAYPVTQAGYMPATVTYNAQRPAGYETYQAPTTQGTYASTGTATPTYDYGYGRPAQSYDTSKTYYQQAGATTAYSGQAYDSSTTAKVAGYQTTTYAQPARAAAQPAKVTQYVTQPTYTQATTTTNSTTKQSTATTNATTYSNIDAALYSAAATMYVAQKSNKTTTPGQGNSWQYKKPGVGGANKQRFKQPPKPQQLHYCEVCKISCAGPQTYREHLDGQKHKKREASLKLSATAANMAQNRGNSLHCELCDVTCTGFDAYAAHVRGSKHQKVVKLHQKLGKPIPSTDPLTKKPAKVNFVPAGTVEKEGGEAVAPGTTGTESQEEESTIHMPVDDVKPVGVEYIEEIKDDDGKILSFNCKLCECKFNDPNAKEMHMKGRRHRLQYKKKVQPDLVVDIKPSPRRQKIAEAKAQRAAMQEEYWNRRRMADADLEDDERIYWEERRRFEEEFDYMNWMQRGFPGVGPRGPHMGRGGPPIGHPFFGGIMSGRRPESSDDRHVVARHAEIYPKEEELQTIQRIVSHTERALKYVSDALADTGKGTNAKAGDGAQQKANVDCKNEPSKKEDGRDNQMFSFQKDAEGSVRVLKGVMRVGLLAKGLLLQGDTLVQLVVLCAEKPTTLLLKKVANELPVQLKKVYEEHSYTVTMAPVEGAVLVSDGQITVKVSLTSPLLREPDMNNATATEQPVQNTEDLLPREPCLQALAALRHAKWFQARATGLQSCVMVMRVLRDLCQRTPMWSPLSQWAMELFTEKVISSASIPLSPGDCIRRVMEAAASGLFINGPGIMDPCEKEPHDAFSGLSKQQREDLTSSAQTFLRYVAFRQIHKVLGMDPLPQPKFVPRQWRFNRKRRRSGTDGAENEGDQVSSTDGKMVKKDEGVVGDKMDSESMK; translated from the exons atGGCtactaataattattttggatTTACTCACGGTGGAACACAATATGG aACTGCTGCTACCGGGGCGGCCTACCCAGTTACCCAGGCAGGGTACATGCCAGCTACAGTGACGTACAATGCTCAGCGTCCAGCCGGATATGAAACCTATCAAGCCCCGACGACACAGGGAACCTATGCGA GTACTGGAACAGCAACTCCAACATATGATTATGGTTATGGGCGCCCTGCACAGTCGTACGATACGTCCAAGACCTACTATCAGCAAGCTGGGGCAACCACAGCTTATTCCGGCCAAGCATATGACTCATCGACCACGGCCAAG gtTGCTGGATACCAGACTACAACCTACGCCCAACCGGCTAGGGCAGCCGCTCAGCCAGCTAAAGTGACTCAGTACGTCACCCAACCTACCTATACGCAGGCAACAACTACAACAAACTCCACAACCAAGc AGTCTACCGCAACAACAAATGCTACAACTTACTCCAATATTGATGCTGCTCTCTACAGTGCAGCCGCAACCATGTATGTGGCTCAAAAGTCCAATAAAACTACGACTCCAGG acAGGGCAACTCGTGGCAGTACAAGAAGCCAGGTGTAGGTGGTGCCAATAAGCAGCGTTTCAAGCAGCCACCAAAGCCACAGCAATTGCACTACTGTGAAGTGTGCAAGATTAGCTGTGCCGGACCACAGACCTATCGTGAACATCTCGATGGGCAGAAGCACAAGAAACGCGAGGCCAGTCTCAAATTGTCGGCTACGGCAGCAAATATGGCACAGAATCGTGGGAATAGTCTGCATTGTGAGTTATGCGATGTCACATGTACGGGCTTTGATGCCTATGCTGCCCATGTGCGTGGCTCTAAGCACCAGAAAGTGGTGAAATTACACCAGAAGCTGGGTAAGCCAATTCCCTCCACGGATCCATTGACCAAGAAGCCGGCAAAGGTGAATTTTGTACCAGCTGGTACAGTAGAGAAGGAGGGTGGTGAGGCTGTTGCTCCTGGAACAACCGGAACAGAGAGTCAGGAAGAAGAAAGCACCATCCATATGCCCGTGGACGATGTGAAGCCTGTTGGGGTTGAGTATATTGAAGAGATTAAGGATGACGATGGGAAGATATTGAGTTTCAATTGCAAACTCTGTGAGTGCAAGTTTAATGATCCAAATGCCAAGGAGATGCACATGAAGGGACGTCGTCATCGGTTGCAGTACAAGAAGAAGGTACAACCGGATCTTGTTGTGGACATTAAACCATCGCCAAGGCGTCAGAAGATTGCCGAGGCAAAGGCACAGAGGGCTGCAATGCAAGAGGAGTACTGGAATCGTCGTCGTATGGCTGATGCTGATCTGGAGGATGATGAGAGGATCTACTGGGAGGAACGTCGTCGTTTTGAGGAGGAATTTGACTATATGAATTGGATGCAGCGTGGATTCCCAGGAGTTGGACCACGTGGACCTCATATGGGACGCGGTGGACCACCAATTGGACATCCCTTCTTTGGGGGAATTATGTCCGGGCGTCGTCCTGAGAGTTCAGATGATCGTCACGTTGTGGCGAGACATGCAGAAATTTATCCGAAGGAGGAGGAATTGCAGACAATTCAGCGTATTGTTTCGCACACGGAGAGGGCTCTCAAGTATGTGTCGGATGCCCTGGCTGACACGGGAAAGGGAACAAATGCCAAGGCTGGTGATGGGGCACAGCAGAAGGCAAATGTTGATTGCAAGAATGAACCGTCAAAGAAGGAGGATGGACGTGACAACCAAATGTTTTCCTTCCAAAAGGACGCCGAGGGATCTGTGCGTGTCCTCAAGGGGGTCATGCGTGTGGGATTATTGGCTAAAG GTCTTCTACTACAGGGTGACACACTCGTGCAACTTGTAGTGCTATGCGCTGAAAAACCCACAACATTGCTGCTCAAGAAGGTGGCAAATGAGCTACCGGTTCAGCTGAAGAAGGTGTACGAAGAGCATTCGTACACCGTGACCATGGCCCCAGTTGAGGGTGCTGTACTTGTAAGTGATGGACAGATAACTGTGAAGGTGTCACTCACATCGCCACTACTCCGTGAGCCAG ATATGAACAATGCAACTGCCACTGAACAACCGGTTCAGAATACAGAAGATCTTCTGCCACGCGAACCCTGTCTGCAGGCTCTTGCCGCATTGAGGCATGCAAAATGGTTCCAG GCCAGAGCTACAGGATTACAATCGTGTGTTATGGTTATGAGAGTCCTCCGTGATTTGTGCCAGCGCACTCCAATGTGGTCTCCACTTAGCCAATGG GCAATGGAATTGTTTACGGAGAAAGTAATCTCTTCGGCGAGTATCCCACTGAGTCCGGGTGATTGTATAAGGCGTGTGATGGAGGCTGCTGCCTCGGGACTCTTCATAAATGGCCCGGGGATTATGGATCCGTGCGAAAAGGAGCCGCACGATGCATTCAGTGGGCTCAGCAAGCAGCAGAGGGAGGACCTCACATCATCAGCTCAAACATTTCTACGCTACGTTGCATTTCGGCAAATTCACAAGGTTCTGGGGATGGATCCGCTGCCACAGCCGAAGTTTGTACCACGTCAGTGGCGCTTCAACCGCAAGCGTAGGCGTTCTGGCACAGATGGAGCTGAGAATGAAG gtGATCAAGTTTCTTCAACTGATGGCAAGATGGTGAAGAAGGATGAGGGTGTTGTAGGCGATAAGATGGATTCAGAGTCCATGAAGTAG
- the LOC129797010 gene encoding T-complex protein 1 subunit gamma, with protein MFGGQGPIIVLSQNTKRDSGRKVQLENIAAGKAIADVIRTCLGPQAMLKMLMDPMGGIVMTNDGNAILREITVQHPAAKSMIEIARTQDEEVGDGTTSVIVLAGEMLAVAEPFLSQQIHPTVIIRAYREALEDIQKIAENELSIPLDRSDKKRLAQVVESCIGTKFIGRWSELAVKIALEAVETVMITENGRTEVDIKRYAKVEKVPGGSIDESCVLRGVMLNKDVTHPKMKRYIENPKIVLLDCPLEYKKGESQTNVEIVAETDFTRMLQIEEEHVQRICKDIIDVKPDVVFTEKGVSDLAQHYLGNAGITVIRRVRKTDNLRIARACGATIVNRTEELQEKDIGTGCGLFEVKKIGDEYFTFITNCKDPKACTILLRGASKDILSETERNLQDALHVAKNLVLEPRLVPGGGAIEMAISQALTRKQVQGPYRAVANALEIIPKTLAQNCGANIIRTLTALRAKHASHTGDGICTWGIDGESGQLVDMNVRGIWEPISVKLQVYKTAVETAILLLRIDDIVSGSKKKAKDNEPATPSQMAAAEA; from the exons ATGTTCGGAGGACAAGGCCCGATAATTGTTCTGA GTCAGAACACAAAGCGAGATTCAGGACGAAAAGTTCAGCTGGAAAACATCGCAGCCGGCAAG GCCATTGCGGATGTCATCCGGACATGCTTGGGTCCCCAGGCAATGCTGAAGATGCTCATGGATCCCATGGGGGGCATTGTGATGACAAACGACGGAAATGCTATCCTCCGCGAGATCACAGTGCAGCATCCGGCTGCAAAGAGTATGATCGAGATTGCCAGGACGCAAGACGAGGAGGTGGGGGATGGAACGACATCCGTGATTGTGCTCGCGGGGGAGATGTTGGCTGTGGCTGAGCCATTTTTGTCACAACAAATTCATCCCACTGTCATCATCCGGGCGTACCGGGAAGCCCTGGAGGACATTCAGAAGATCGCAGAGAACGAGCTGAGCATCCCGCTCGATCGCTCTGACAAGAAGCGCCTGGCTCAGGTGGTGGAATCGTGCATTGGAACGAAATTCATCGGCAGATGGTCAGAGTTGGCAGTGAAAATTGCTCTGGAGGCAGTGGAGACGGTAATGATCACGGAGAATGGACGTACAGAGGTGGACATTAAGCGGTATGCAAAGGTAGAAAAGGTCCCCGGAGGATCCATTGATGAATCCTGCGTGCTGCGTGGTGTGATGCTGAATAAGGATGTGACGCATCCCAAGATGAAGCGCTACATTGAAAATCCCAAGATTGTGCTCCTGGACTGCCCGCTGGAGTACAAGAAGGGCGAGAGTCAGACGAATGTGGAAATTGTCGCAGAGACGGACTTTACGCGGATGCTGCAAATTGAGGAAGAGCACGTACAGCGTATCTGCAAGGATATCATCGATGTGAAGCCCGATGTGGTCTTCACGGAGAAAGGTGTGTCAGATCTCGCACAGCACTACCTCGGAAATGCTGGAATCACTGTTATTCGACGCGTCCGGAAGACAGACAACCTCCGGATTGCCCGTGCTTGTGGAGCCACCATTGTGAATCGCACGGAAGAGCTGCAAGAGAAGGACATTGGCACGGGATGTGGCCTTTTTGAGGTGAAGAAGATCGGCGATGAATACTTCACATTCATCACAAACTGCAAGGATCCCAAGGCGTGTACAATCCTCCTCCGTGGCGCCTCAAAGGACATTCTCAGTGAGACAGAGCGTAATCTGCAGGATGCTCTGCATGTGGCGAAGAATCTGGTGCTGGAACCACGTCTCGTGCCTGGTGGAGGTGCCATCGAAATGGCCATTTCGCAGGCACTCACGCGCAAACAAGTACAGGGCCCTTATCGTGCTGTTGCAAATGCCCTGGAAATCATTCCCAAGACTCTCGCTCAGAACTGTGGCGCCAACATCATCCGCACCCTCACAGCGCTTCGGGCTAAGCATGCCTCACACACTGGCGATGGCATCTGCACCTGGGGCATCGACGGGGAGTCTGGCCAGCTTGTCGACATGAATGTTCGTGGCATTTGGGAGCCGATCTCCGTGAAGCTGCAGGTGTACAAGACGGCCGTTGAGACAGCCATCCTCCTGTTGCGCATCGATGACATCGTGTCGGGATCCAAGAAGAAGGCAAAGGACAACGAACCTGCCACGCCGTCTCAAATGGCTGCTGCTGAAGCCTAA
- the LOC129797028 gene encoding uncharacterized protein LOC129797028, with protein sequence MAFRIASTDNACRCPDFVADVLLGIARERGIRRPRYAFEKGSSQGDGFIGVVTRVVIVDEDSGAEIRLICKHLKRNPNDTDTFTNMDMFEREIFMYRHVLPEMVRLQREKGVRDDEGFFAFPTCHYAGYCAETEEAALIFDDLKYEGFDMLEKRKVPSVAHVKMLFTQLGRLHAVSLALRREKPQILAQFQHLDDFLTKFMRKSDMESLQGKNCRLLQTVLMPEEEDARKFFQRWETAMWADVAERIEGKNAEPYAVINHGDCWINNLMFCHANGANNPSKITLIDWQMSRYASPVLDVVYFIFTCTDKSFRDQHFSACLDTYYNALAELLEKLGGDASEQFPRAVFEEHLRKFGKIGMAMCTFTTPLDTCYVEQYNAEPEHTYRANNREAYEARMRGNVTDFIDFGCMN encoded by the coding sequence ATGGCATTTAGGATAGCATCAACGGACAATGCTTGCAGGTGCCCTGATTTTGTGGCTGATGTGCTTTTGGGAATTGCCCGTGAGCGTGGCATACGTCGACCGCGGTATGCCTTTGAGAAGGGCTCCAGCCAGGGGGATGGCTTTATTGGTGTGGTGACTCGAGTGGTAATTGTGGATGAGGATAGTGGTGCTGAAATTCGTCTCATTTGCAAGCACCTCAAGCGAAATCCCAACGATACGGACACCTTTACAAATATGGATATGTTTGAGCGTGAGATCTTCATGTACCGTCACGTGTTGCCGGAAATGGTACGTCTCCAGCGGGAGAAGGGAGTGCGGGATGATGAGGGTTTTTTCGCTTTCCCCACATGCCACTATGCTGGCTACTGCGCGGAAACCGAGGAGGCAGCCCTCATATTTGATGATCTCAAATATGAGGGTTTTGACATGCTGGAGAAACGCAAAGTCCCCTCCGTTGCGCACGTTAAGATGCTCTTCACACAGCTGGGACGTCTTCATGCTGTCTCCCTGGCACTCCGTAGGGAGAAACCCCAAATCCTGGCACAATTTCAGCACCTCGATGACTTTCTTACTAAATTCATGAGGAAGAGTGACATGGAATCGCTACAGGGGAAAAATTGCCGACTCCTCCAAACAGTCCTGATGCCAGAGGAGGAGGATGCCCGGAAGTTCTTTCAACGATGGGAAACAGCAATGTGGGCAGACGTTGCGGAAAGAATTGAGGGGAAAAATGCCGAACCGTATGCCGTTATCAATCACGGGGATTGCTGGATCAATAATCTCATGTTCTGCCATGCTAATGGGGCGAATAATCCCAGTAAAATCACCCTAATTGACTGGCAAATGTCTCGCTATGCATCCCCAGTACTGGATGTTGtctatttcattttcacatgCACCGATAAATCCTTCCGGGATCAACATTTCAGCGCCTGCCTTGACACCTATTACAACGCCCTTGCTGAGCTCCTTGAGAAACTGGGAGGGGATGCATCTGAGCAATTCCCCAGGGCTGTCTTTGAGGAGCATCTAAGGAAATTTGGGAAGATTGGAATGGCCATGTGTACCTTCACTACACCACTGGACACGTGCTACGTGGAGCAATACAATGCAGAACCTGAGCACACCTATCGTGCGAACAACAGAGAGGCCTATGAGGCCAGAATGCGCGGGAATGTGACGGATTTCATAGACTTTGGCTGTATGAATTGA
- the LOC129796984 gene encoding zinc finger RNA-binding protein 2 isoform X2: MATNNYFGFTHGGTQYGTAATGAAYPVTQAGYMPATVTYNAQRPAGYETYQAPTTQGTYASTGTATPTYDYGYGRPAQSYDTSKTYYQQAGATTAYSGQAYDSSTTAKTTTYAQPARAAAQPAKVTQYVTQPTYTQATTTTNSTTKQSTATTNATTYSNIDAALYSAAATMYVAQKSNKTTTPGQGNSWQYKKPGVGGANKQRFKQPPKPQQLHYCEVCKISCAGPQTYREHLDGQKHKKREASLKLSATAANMAQNRGNSLHCELCDVTCTGFDAYAAHVRGSKHQKVVKLHQKLGKPIPSTDPLTKKPAKVNFVPAGTVEKEGGEAVAPGTTGTESQEEESTIHMPVDDVKPVGVEYIEEIKDDDGKILSFNCKLCECKFNDPNAKEMHMKGRRHRLQYKKKVQPDLVVDIKPSPRRQKIAEAKAQRAAMQEEYWNRRRMADADLEDDERIYWEERRRFEEEFDYMNWMQRGFPGVGPRGPHMGRGGPPIGHPFFGGIMSGRRPESSDDRHVVARHAEIYPKEEELQTIQRIVSHTERALKYVSDALADTGKGTNAKAGDGAQQKANVDCKNEPSKKEDGRDNQMFSFQKDAEGSVRVLKGVMRVGLLAKGLLLQGDTLVQLVVLCAEKPTTLLLKKVANELPVQLKKVYEEHSYTVTMAPVEGAVLVSDGQITVKVSLTSPLLREPDMNNATATEQPVQNTEDLLPREPCLQALAALRHAKWFQARATGLQSCVMVMRVLRDLCQRTPMWSPLSQWAMELFTEKVISSASIPLSPGDCIRRVMEAAASGLFINGPGIMDPCEKEPHDAFSGLSKQQREDLTSSAQTFLRYVAFRQIHKVLGMDPLPQPKFVPRQWRFNRKRRRSGTDGAENEGDQVSSTDGKMVKKDEGVVGDKMDSESMK, encoded by the exons atGGCtactaataattattttggatTTACTCACGGTGGAACACAATATGG aACTGCTGCTACCGGGGCGGCCTACCCAGTTACCCAGGCAGGGTACATGCCAGCTACAGTGACGTACAATGCTCAGCGTCCAGCCGGATATGAAACCTATCAAGCCCCGACGACACAGGGAACCTATGCGA GTACTGGAACAGCAACTCCAACATATGATTATGGTTATGGGCGCCCTGCACAGTCGTACGATACGTCCAAGACCTACTATCAGCAAGCTGGGGCAACCACAGCTTATTCCGGCCAAGCATATGACTCATCGACCACGGCCAAG ACTACAACCTACGCCCAACCGGCTAGGGCAGCCGCTCAGCCAGCTAAAGTGACTCAGTACGTCACCCAACCTACCTATACGCAGGCAACAACTACAACAAACTCCACAACCAAGc AGTCTACCGCAACAACAAATGCTACAACTTACTCCAATATTGATGCTGCTCTCTACAGTGCAGCCGCAACCATGTATGTGGCTCAAAAGTCCAATAAAACTACGACTCCAGG acAGGGCAACTCGTGGCAGTACAAGAAGCCAGGTGTAGGTGGTGCCAATAAGCAGCGTTTCAAGCAGCCACCAAAGCCACAGCAATTGCACTACTGTGAAGTGTGCAAGATTAGCTGTGCCGGACCACAGACCTATCGTGAACATCTCGATGGGCAGAAGCACAAGAAACGCGAGGCCAGTCTCAAATTGTCGGCTACGGCAGCAAATATGGCACAGAATCGTGGGAATAGTCTGCATTGTGAGTTATGCGATGTCACATGTACGGGCTTTGATGCCTATGCTGCCCATGTGCGTGGCTCTAAGCACCAGAAAGTGGTGAAATTACACCAGAAGCTGGGTAAGCCAATTCCCTCCACGGATCCATTGACCAAGAAGCCGGCAAAGGTGAATTTTGTACCAGCTGGTACAGTAGAGAAGGAGGGTGGTGAGGCTGTTGCTCCTGGAACAACCGGAACAGAGAGTCAGGAAGAAGAAAGCACCATCCATATGCCCGTGGACGATGTGAAGCCTGTTGGGGTTGAGTATATTGAAGAGATTAAGGATGACGATGGGAAGATATTGAGTTTCAATTGCAAACTCTGTGAGTGCAAGTTTAATGATCCAAATGCCAAGGAGATGCACATGAAGGGACGTCGTCATCGGTTGCAGTACAAGAAGAAGGTACAACCGGATCTTGTTGTGGACATTAAACCATCGCCAAGGCGTCAGAAGATTGCCGAGGCAAAGGCACAGAGGGCTGCAATGCAAGAGGAGTACTGGAATCGTCGTCGTATGGCTGATGCTGATCTGGAGGATGATGAGAGGATCTACTGGGAGGAACGTCGTCGTTTTGAGGAGGAATTTGACTATATGAATTGGATGCAGCGTGGATTCCCAGGAGTTGGACCACGTGGACCTCATATGGGACGCGGTGGACCACCAATTGGACATCCCTTCTTTGGGGGAATTATGTCCGGGCGTCGTCCTGAGAGTTCAGATGATCGTCACGTTGTGGCGAGACATGCAGAAATTTATCCGAAGGAGGAGGAATTGCAGACAATTCAGCGTATTGTTTCGCACACGGAGAGGGCTCTCAAGTATGTGTCGGATGCCCTGGCTGACACGGGAAAGGGAACAAATGCCAAGGCTGGTGATGGGGCACAGCAGAAGGCAAATGTTGATTGCAAGAATGAACCGTCAAAGAAGGAGGATGGACGTGACAACCAAATGTTTTCCTTCCAAAAGGACGCCGAGGGATCTGTGCGTGTCCTCAAGGGGGTCATGCGTGTGGGATTATTGGCTAAAG GTCTTCTACTACAGGGTGACACACTCGTGCAACTTGTAGTGCTATGCGCTGAAAAACCCACAACATTGCTGCTCAAGAAGGTGGCAAATGAGCTACCGGTTCAGCTGAAGAAGGTGTACGAAGAGCATTCGTACACCGTGACCATGGCCCCAGTTGAGGGTGCTGTACTTGTAAGTGATGGACAGATAACTGTGAAGGTGTCACTCACATCGCCACTACTCCGTGAGCCAG ATATGAACAATGCAACTGCCACTGAACAACCGGTTCAGAATACAGAAGATCTTCTGCCACGCGAACCCTGTCTGCAGGCTCTTGCCGCATTGAGGCATGCAAAATGGTTCCAG GCCAGAGCTACAGGATTACAATCGTGTGTTATGGTTATGAGAGTCCTCCGTGATTTGTGCCAGCGCACTCCAATGTGGTCTCCACTTAGCCAATGG GCAATGGAATTGTTTACGGAGAAAGTAATCTCTTCGGCGAGTATCCCACTGAGTCCGGGTGATTGTATAAGGCGTGTGATGGAGGCTGCTGCCTCGGGACTCTTCATAAATGGCCCGGGGATTATGGATCCGTGCGAAAAGGAGCCGCACGATGCATTCAGTGGGCTCAGCAAGCAGCAGAGGGAGGACCTCACATCATCAGCTCAAACATTTCTACGCTACGTTGCATTTCGGCAAATTCACAAGGTTCTGGGGATGGATCCGCTGCCACAGCCGAAGTTTGTACCACGTCAGTGGCGCTTCAACCGCAAGCGTAGGCGTTCTGGCACAGATGGAGCTGAGAATGAAG gtGATCAAGTTTCTTCAACTGATGGCAAGATGGTGAAGAAGGATGAGGGTGTTGTAGGCGATAAGATGGATTCAGAGTCCATGAAGTAG